A region from the Brachyspira hampsonii genome encodes:
- a CDS encoding iron-containing alcohol dehydrogenase, which produces MAIIEFNIPTKITFGVDSLDCLSDTIKKYGGRTVLVTDGASFNQTGLIDQIVNKLNDNFINVMVYSDVNSTSTSDAADIIANLVRYSRAESIVAVGGFKIQNTAKGAAIVVTNSGEASDYINGQPVYHKPLPIIAVPTILGSLSEIATGVCLYDKYDEVNKQNNESNIYSSNCIIDPTLYATVPVKYTISSALSVFALSFDIYMSNTLTSITEPLIVHAMKVSMQGLKKLISESNNIDNITTLATANMLCSTSACHSSLGAIRALSIAINSVYAVNKSMVCSILLPHIMEYYITVAPDKYVVLSNVIDGIDPEMTPFEIANQSAQHIKQFLHNINLPTRLNEINIDRSKFDKVAELALKYPGMDQLPRTMNFDSIMTILEQAY; this is translated from the coding sequence ATGGCTATAATAGAATTTAATATACCAACAAAAATCACATTCGGCGTTGATTCTCTTGACTGCTTATCTGATACAATAAAGAAATACGGCGGAAGAACTGTATTAGTTACAGATGGAGCATCATTTAATCAAACCGGATTAATAGATCAAATAGTAAATAAACTTAATGATAACTTCATCAATGTAATGGTTTATTCTGATGTAAATTCTACAAGTACAAGCGATGCTGCCGACATTATTGCCAATTTGGTAAGATACAGCAGAGCCGAATCCATAGTAGCAGTAGGAGGCTTCAAAATACAAAATACTGCTAAAGGTGCCGCCATTGTAGTAACAAACAGCGGCGAAGCTTCAGATTACATTAATGGTCAGCCTGTATATCATAAACCTTTACCTATTATAGCAGTGCCTACAATATTAGGCTCTTTATCTGAAATAGCCACAGGAGTATGTCTATATGATAAATATGATGAGGTAAATAAACAAAATAATGAATCTAATATATACTCATCTAATTGTATTATAGATCCTACTTTGTATGCCACTGTACCTGTAAAATATACTATAAGCAGTGCTTTGTCAGTATTTGCATTATCATTTGACATATATATGAGCAATACTCTTACAAGCATAACAGAACCTTTAATAGTACATGCTATGAAAGTAAGTATGCAGGGATTAAAAAAACTTATATCTGAAAGTAATAATATAGATAATATAACAACTTTAGCCACCGCTAATATGTTATGTTCTACTTCTGCATGCCATAGCAGTTTAGGTGCTATAAGAGCTTTATCTATTGCTATAAATAGTGTATATGCAGTTAATAAATCTATGGTATGTTCTATATTGCTTCCTCATATTATGGAATATTATATTACTGTAGCACCTGATAAATATGTTGTACTTTCAAATGTTATAGATGGAATAGATCCGGAAATGACACCTTTTGAAATTGCTAACCAATCAGCACAACATATAAAACAATTTCTTCATAATATAAACTTGCCTACAAGACTTAATGAAATAAATATAGACAGAAGTAAATTTGATAAAGTTGCAGAATTAGCATTAAAATATCCGGGTATGGATCAGCTTCCTAGAACTATGAATTTTGATTCAATAATGACAATATTGGAGCAGGCATATTAA
- a CDS encoding RsiV family protein, producing the protein MIRNIITLSFILLIISCSNNKNNNINNNQTNTNAIETQTNKLKQAEESNNNNTKNDTSYTPKNIEWISHHYYIKNDEGDFFSVYLNDRWPENNSELMPNYEKIKAAFNYKNLNDIYQFYDKNSILDITNNRIYAEAENGDSIESTYSNITSFKMTSKSLNSSSKEINTTSSLKAAVYNYAYSDVSETNEYGSASTFSYKDSIFLLIPDDTNKLEVYDKISFDINEGFNLNNLKRNENLEFEDKKGSISKLFENDMSDPYDEWITNSTDSYESSKSINITYFNDKTISITRTSTLYLGGAHGVYNNYNLVYSLETGEKIEVTNFIKDFDDDELRSIMRDKLLSIDNRTEEDYLVPLDEITLADTSFYIYADGVHFVWPIYTITAYVLGETEIVLSFDEIRPFIKNEYLYIIE; encoded by the coding sequence ATGATTAGAAATATTATTACATTATCTTTTATACTTTTAATAATATCATGTTCAAATAATAAAAATAATAACATTAATAATAATCAAACCAATACTAATGCAATAGAAACTCAAACTAATAAATTAAAACAAGCCGAAGAATCAAACAATAATAATACAAAAAATGATACTTCTTATACACCAAAAAATATAGAATGGATATCTCATCACTATTATATAAAAAATGATGAAGGGGATTTCTTTTCTGTATATTTAAATGACAGATGGCCTGAAAATAACTCTGAATTAATGCCTAATTATGAAAAAATAAAGGCAGCTTTTAATTATAAAAATTTAAATGATATATATCAATTCTATGATAAAAACAGCATTCTTGATATAACAAATAATAGAATATATGCAGAAGCTGAAAACGGTGACAGTATAGAAAGTACATATTCAAATATTACATCATTTAAAATGACTTCCAAATCATTAAATAGTTCATCAAAAGAAATAAATACAACTTCATCATTAAAAGCAGCAGTATATAACTATGCATATTCAGATGTTTCTGAAACTAATGAATATGGAAGTGCATCAACATTCTCATATAAAGATTCTATATTTTTGCTTATACCTGATGATACTAACAAATTAGAAGTATATGATAAAATTTCTTTTGATATAAATGAAGGTTTCAATCTAAATAATCTAAAAAGAAATGAAAATTTAGAATTTGAGGATAAAAAGGGAAGCATATCAAAATTATTTGAAAACGATATGAGTGATCCTTATGATGAATGGATAACAAATTCAACTGACAGCTATGAATCAAGTAAATCTATCAACATAACTTATTTTAATGATAAAACTATATCTATAACAAGAACTTCAACATTATATTTAGGCGGAGCACATGGAGTGTACAATAATTACAATTTAGTATATTCATTAGAAACAGGTGAAAAAATAGAAGTTACTAATTTTATAAAAGATTTTGATGATGATGAATTAAGAAGCATTATGAGAGATAAACTTTTATCAATAGATAATAGAACAGAAGAAGATTATTTAGTTCCATTAGATGAAATAACTTTAGCTGATACATCTTTTTACATCTATGCTGACGGTGTGCATTTTGTATGGCCTATATATACTATAACTGCTTATGTTTTAGGTGAAACAGAAATAGTTTTGAGCTTTGATGAAATTAGACCGTTCATAAAAAATGAATATCTATACATAATAGAATAA
- a CDS encoding ribonuclease H-like domain-containing protein, protein MDLIKKTFQHIEGIGPKKESLLWEEGAVDWEDTLKNINYYAMPASIRESLKDELPRSIYNLKNKNYNYFLKKFPSSIVYRLYPILMDKTVFLDIETTGIKPAKAHITVIGCYDGKEMKVFVHGRNEHEFLDYIKNYSIIVTFNGSCFDIPFLERYFATTIKCAQIDLRFLLKDLGYTGGLKKIEQDVGISRGDDMEGVNGYTAVLLWNYYQDTKDETAIDSLIHYNLLDTINLEHLLCLAYNRYAESSNCQLLEYKNLPSVEHYKPNKKLIDALHKKPYKYAPKSED, encoded by the coding sequence GTGGATTTAATAAAAAAAACATTTCAGCATATAGAAGGTATAGGACCAAAAAAAGAAAGTCTTTTATGGGAAGAAGGTGCTGTTGATTGGGAAGATACTTTAAAAAATATAAATTATTATGCTATGCCTGCAAGTATTAGGGAATCTTTGAAAGATGAACTTCCAAGAAGCATATATAATTTAAAAAATAAAAACTATAATTATTTTTTGAAAAAATTTCCTTCTTCTATAGTATATAGACTTTATCCTATACTCATGGATAAAACTGTTTTCCTAGATATAGAAACTACAGGAATAAAACCTGCTAAAGCTCATATAACTGTTATAGGCTGTTATGACGGCAAGGAAATGAAAGTTTTTGTGCATGGCAGAAATGAGCATGAATTTTTGGATTATATAAAGAATTATTCTATAATAGTTACATTCAATGGATCTTGTTTTGATATACCATTTTTGGAGAGATATTTTGCTACAACCATAAAATGTGCTCAGATAGATTTGCGTTTTCTACTTAAAGATTTAGGATACACAGGCGGATTAAAGAAAATAGAGCAGGATGTAGGTATTTCCAGAGGCGACGATATGGAAGGAGTTAATGGATATACTGCGGTTTTATTATGGAATTATTATCAAGATACTAAAGATGAAACAGCTATAGATTCTTTGATACATTATAATCTGCTTGATACTATTAATTTGGAACATCTTCTTTGCTTGGCATACAATAGATATGCAGAAAGCTCTAACTGTCAACTTTTAGAATATAAAAATTTACCTTCTGTTGAGCATTACAAGCCTAATAAAAAATTAATAGATGCTTTACATAAGAAGCCTTATAAATATGCTCCTAAAAGTGAAGATTAA